The following are encoded together in the Drosophila biarmipes strain raj3 chromosome 3L, RU_DBia_V1.1, whole genome shotgun sequence genome:
- the LOC108034508 gene encoding uncharacterized protein LOC108034508: MSENSQLAKSEATLSVLHAISQLVNTGLSKDSLKICMELIDQGVSSRALAEAIKAIRDGVGSKESEEEDSRSENEESDQSSPVTCRKLF, from the coding sequence ATGTCTGAAAATTCGCAACTTGCTAAATCCGAAGCCACCTTGTCTGTGCTGCACGCCATATCGCAGTTGGTGAATACTGGATTAAGCAAAGATTCCCTCAAAATCTGCATGGAACTGATCGACCAGGGTGTTTCTTCTCGTGCTTTAGCGGAAGCCATCAAGGCCATTAGGGACGGTGTTGGAAGCAAGGAaagcgaggaggaggactcTCGATCCGAAAACGAGGAATCCGACCAATCGTCTCCCGTAACATGTAGAAAATTATTCTGA
- the LOC108034382 gene encoding uncharacterized protein LOC108034382 produces the protein MGIQNFYGHLKDKILKTTKKEEAAREVASPPQVHNLGEEIRLLVHSKAFENAYSTAAPFLFASLGAWPGYWLFRGMDYHVHRSHVPLPIYIRQTYYQAKVVQLFIILAGTYTVFRNNRNKLRLMNSTS, from the exons atggGCATCCAGAACTTTTACGGCCATCTGAAGGATAAAATTCTGAAGACAACAAAAAAGGAGGAAGCAGCCAGGGAAGTGGCCAGCCCACCCCAAGTGCATAATCTTGGCGAGGAGATACGTCTATTGGTGCATTCCAAAGCCTTTGAGAATGCCTACAGTACTGCCGCCCCCTTTCTCTTTGCCAGcctgggggcgtggccaggcTATTGGCTTTTCAGAGGAATGGATTATCACGTACATCGATCGCATGTACCATTGCCCATCTATATAAGACAG ACTTACTATCAAGCCAAAGTGGTGCAGCTTTTCATTATATTGGCTGGAACCTATACAGTTTTCAGAAATAATCGTAATAAACTGCGATTGATGAACTCAACATCTTAG
- the LOC108034507 gene encoding uncharacterized protein LOC108034507, with protein sequence MDTLRQKISELFNNPLGTKDEVIQSPNLGEAITSEVSSQETEKPDDNSSTDTSEAITSADLPTPDLKLQKFKKEHYKPINYELEFVDFVERNAPKGFSKKIMDMLPYLQASFLSWPAFWLWRGYNWQSKRKTERIGLYIQRTYQQAKLMQLAILATGLLTVSMGQTAGIPIKLETVDHNKPAEDIEDTS encoded by the exons ATGGACACGCTGCGCCAGAAGATTTCCGAGCTGTTTAATAATCCCCTGGGCACAAAGGATGAGGTTATACAAAGTCCCAACCTTGGAGAGGCCATAACATCGGAGGTTTCGAGTCAGGAAACCGAGAAGCCAGACGACAACTCTTCAACCGATACCTCGGAAGCCATAACCTCTGCGGACTTGCCCACCCCCGATCTGAAGTTGCAAAAGTTCAAGAAAGAACATTACAAGCCTATAAACTACGAACTGGAGTTCGTGGACTTTGTGGAACGCAATGCTCCCAAGGGATTTTCCAAGAAGATAATGGATATGTTGCCCTATTTGCAAGCCAGCTTTTTGTCCTGGCCAGCATTTTGGCTTTGGCGCGGCTACAATTGGCAATCGAAACGGAAAACAGAGAGGATTGGTCTTTACATTCAAAGG aCCTATCAGCAGGCCAAACTGATGCAGTTGGCCATCTTAGCCACTGGCTTACTAACGGTTTCAATGGGTCAAACTGCCGGCATACCAATTAAATTGGAAACGGTCGACCATAACAAGCCAGCAGAAGATATTGAAGACACCTCTTAG